Genomic window (Arachis hypogaea cultivar Tifrunner chromosome 13, arahy.Tifrunner.gnm2.J5K5, whole genome shotgun sequence):
CAATTCAGTATTAAGAAATTAAGACTCACATTTTAGAGATGATCCAGCAAGGCATGTCAACCTAGATTGTGTCTTACACTCAGCTACTGGATTCAACTTCTCTGTTGCAGCCATTCGAACATCCCAGACATGTATAACCCCATCAGATGATGCAGATGCAACTAGGTTCGGATCATCACTCCCTGAAGCAGCATCACTATCTGTGAGCACAACAATTCCTTTTACACGGGCATTATGTGCTCCTTCAATGCAATAAGCCACCTTCCCACTGTTTATGTCCCATGCTGTGATATTTCGGTCCTCACCACCTGTGTATAGAAGTCCATTCTACAATATAGAATAAACTCTAGGTGTCAAAAAGGAGTAGAACAAACATTGAAAAGGGAAAGAAAGCAACCTCTAGGCAGTGTCATTAGGGAATAATGGTAATTTTAAACCACAAATTATGTTGCTCTACTTAGTTATATCAGAAAACAATCCAACCCCCAAACTCATCCCTcaatatgaaattatgaatatatttCAATTAACATTGTATGGATGCTGTATTTGCACATTCTTATCATCCATGCTACAGAAAGTTGACTTTACCAACAGAGAACTCGATCCTCAATCAAATGTTCAACACTTGCATTAACCAACATCATACACTTCCCAACAGATGTTTTAGAATACAAATGATTGAGATTAGGGCTGCAGCTAAGAGCAAAAGTCATAGGGACAGCGGCGCTTTCCTTTTGGAAAGGTGGTCATAGAATCGAATTCCGGCCGTGGTATGCACCAATAAGACCACCAAAAGCCTTTGTGGCACCAGTGGTACACAGAAGTCATGGGTGATCATTGCTCCGATGCTTCGGGCGAAACCAATTCCCAGGGTGTGACGGGCGCTCCACCCAGAAGAAGCCTGAAGTCTGACTTCGGCACATTCTAGTTTTTGGCTCGCAATAAAGCTGATAAAAAAGAATTGGAAATAGGCCAAGCCTTTTTCTAGAACTGTTCGGAAGAAGACATAGGAGCCTAGACTTCAGTAACTTCCAAAATTACAACAATTCAAAAGCAAATAATACTTTAACACCCCTGTAAGCACATTTCCAGATCATCAGCAAAGAATTTTAATTATCTAGATCATCATTAAACACCATTCAACAAGAACATAAATTTTTACATTTAAAGCTGAATTACAAAACAGAACAATGCTATATAAATACCCACCCCCAAATTCCTTACAAAATACACACGTTCCATTAATTTAACATCGCTGTAAGCACATTTGCAATTTCCACTAACACAAATCAGTATCATGCAATTGAAAGTTATATCACCAATTAAGGTCAAGAAAAAAGAGCGAACCTTCGCTGGCGTAGCGCAGAGGACCTTTTTTTGGCAGTCCAATTCAAATAGCAAGCGCGCATCCTCAGCCCCGTGCACAGTCACCTTCTCGTCCATGGCCATAAAGAACCTGTCTCCAGCCAAGTCATACCTCACTATACTTGCCTCCTTTCCAAGGCGGCAACAGAAGCTCCTTCGGCCACGTACAAGGTTGACCATGGCGAGGCATTCATCACGGCCAACAGAGAGTGCGAGCTTGCCGGAGGGGTGAAGTGCGAGGTCGTTGACGGCACGGCGGTGGACGCGGGGGAGCGTCTTGAGGTGGACGAAGCCATCGGCGTCAAAGAGCGACAGTGAGCCTTCGGCGTCGGCGGAGAGGAGGTTGCGGGGAAAGGGAAGGGAGGGAGGGGCGTAGAAAGCAAGGGCGGTGACCGTGGCAGAGTGTTGGTGGAGGGAGCCGAGGGAGGCAGCGGTGGCGAGGTCGTAGAGGTGGATTGTGTCGTCAGCACCGCCGGAGGCCACGACGGAGCCGGAGACGGCGACGCACTTGATGAGAGAGAGGTGGGAAGGGTAAGAGAAGAGAGggcttagggttagggtttcgtttttgGGATTTAGGGAGAAGCCCCAAATGAACCTCTCGTATGATCCTGCTACCAGACTCATTCTTGGGTGCATATCGGTGGTGAAAGATATGCTGCTGCTAATACTTCGTTTCTCGTATTAGCACCTCCACTCTACATAAACCCTACACTCTCAGCGTCACCAAGAAGGGGGTTTACGTTTTTGGTGtcctttttttaaaagaaaaaaataaatagattctTACTTTTGGAGTTTTGGTAGTAgccatttaaatttttaagaatttaacatttaaatttttaactttctTATAATTGAAATAGATAGTCTAATTTGTCCCATTATAAAAATACTTATACATGTGTATTTGTATAGTAGCTAAATTAGTACAAAAGAAGTCATGCTTAATTTTTCTATTGGGTCTGATATATCTAAGTAAACAGAGAAAtcaatatattcaaattttaaaaaagacagaaacttaaatatattttcaaattctcataGATTTAAATGTCCGTGAACTAAAAGATCAAGAatctatttgtctttttcttttctttttaagcacaatacttttaattttttttaagtatttaaATTCATGTGTATTATTTATATAGGATTATTtacctaaataaaataaaaatatttttattatcaaattgtcTTAAATTAATTTTCACTATTATTCAATTATTCATACCCTAACCCAAAACATAAAGTCAAGTCTAACAAGGATAAAAAGACCCACCCAATAAAGGATGGCTCTTACCATCTACCCGACCTCTTAAAGAGGTCGGACACGCGCCAAGGACCAGCGTTACATATCCAAATAAGTAATTGTCTTTCCGAATCTCTCCTACTATTTGTATCTCTTTTAAGGGATAGATCCCAACAAACTTCCAAAGATAAAAGGAACGGTTATCCATTAattaaaggtggaactactccaaaaaAAGTGGTCATTaaactctactataaatatactgacacCTCCTCAGATCTACacacgttctaatctactaaaaatctgcctaaagtccttgctaacttaagcatcagagtcttgATGAGCGAaaaatttataccctttttggcattatttttacatagtttttagtatgttttagttagtttttattatatttttattagtttttattcaaaaatcacatttctggactttactatgaggtttgtatatttttctataatttcaggtattttttggctgaaattgagggacctgagcaaaaatctgattcagatgctgaaaaaggactgcagatgctgttggattctgaccttcctgcactcaaagtagattttttggagctacagaagcccaattggtgcactctaaattgcgttggaaagtagacatcctggattttccagcaatatataatagtccatactttactcgagatttaatggcccaaactggcgttcaaagtcagcctaaaaattctggcgtaaaacgcccaaactggtaccagaattggagttaaacgcccaaactggcaccaaagctggcatttaactccaagaacaacCTACGCACAAAAAagtctcaatgctcagcccaagcacacaccaagtggacttcggaagtggatttctgcactatctgtacttagctactcattttctataaaccctagttactagtttagtataaaaactacttttagtgatttattttacaaTC
Coding sequences:
- the LOC112732294 gene encoding uncharacterized protein, which gives rise to MHPRMSLVAGSYERFIWGFSLNPKNETLTLSPLFSYPSHLSLIKCVAVSGSVVASGGADDTIHLYDLATAASLGSLHQHSATVTALAFYAPPSLPFPRNLLSADAEGSLSLFDADGFVHLKTLPRVHRRAVNDLALHPSGKLALSVGRDECLAMVNLVRGRRSFCCRLGKEASIVRYDLAGDRFFMAMDEKVTVHGAEDARLLFELDCQKKVLCATPAKNGLLYTGGEDRNITAWDINSGKVAYCIEGAHNARVKGIVVLTDSDAASGSDDPNLVASASSDGVIHVWDVRMAATEKLNPVAECKTQSRLTCLAGSSLKLKRCHSGTTNPKGQDQTMEG